The Perognathus longimembris pacificus isolate PPM17 chromosome 3, ASM2315922v1, whole genome shotgun sequence nucleotide sequence taagagtaaattcttattcattacgaataaaatactgttattttcctgaaatatagAGCTGGATTTCAACAAAACTTAATAAAGTGAGGCACAATGTTTAATAAGGCAAAATTTACATAGTTAATACACTATTACAATGTTTTGATGTCTTGGAGGGGGTAGGAAGTATGCAACatagtttaaatattcttttaaaggaatttaccattataaagtaacatttaaatttgaTATGATAAGCTATAttttacctagaaaataaaacttcattCTTGAATTATATTGCTGAattacactattttttaatgttcGGCTTTAATTATATACCTAATTCAAAAGATTTTGAATATAGAAATTAAGAAATCAGATCACAGTCATCTGACCAAAGTAAAAGTCAAATGCATTTTCAGCATCCTCTGTTGATACTTTGAAGTACCAAGTTTTtgaataaagttaaaatactggTTATTCTAAGGGTTTTtcctattacatttttgtttatcgCAAATACAAAATGGGATCAGAATGCACCAAACTTCAACGTAAGTCTCAAACTACTGTAAAGTGACTGTTGAGGATAATACTCATTCTCAGTAACACATCAAGGTTAATCATTAAGATCAGCAAAGCTGACTGGAGGTGCAGCTTAAGTGTAGAATGCTACTCAGCAAAATTTGTGAAGGGATTCTTTTATATCAGTTATAGACAAATTAAAGAATGTCTTAATGTTTTCAATACCAGGTGACATCTGAAAAAAAAGCAGTTTTATCTAATTTATCTATAACCAAAGGAGCAAAGCCAAAGCAATGTCTGGTGAATGTGCATGGTTCTttcataattttgttttcttaagaacTTGTGTTTAAGACTATTTAATCAACTTTTTGGGTAATGAGTTTTGAAAATCATTTCAGAAGAATAGGTATTAGTGAATAATTTAGAAAATGAGAGTTGTACTGTTCTtacacaaagaataaaagatgACTACAGCAGCCAGGCCAACCTTTGAACCTGCAAGAggtggaagaggaaaaggagaaggtgaCTTGAGCCAACTTTCAAAGCAGTATTCAAGCAGAGACCTCCCCTCTCACACAAAGATAAAATACAGGTATAGAAGACACATTTATCTTGTTCATGTTTAAGTTCTATCACTTCCTGTCTTCATAGCAATAGAATGCTAGAGTCTGTCACTTATCTATTTTTATAGGAATGGAATACGAGAGAAGTTTCAGCAGTAAAATTTTGCTCTGTGATTTGAAAGTGCTACCAGGAATTTCTATTAACCAGGAATTCCATTAATAGGTGGGATAGTAACTAATGTATTATTCCAGAGAATATGGATTCTCAGCAGTAGTTAATATGAGAAAAGTGATATTGTCACAAGCTCTTGAGTTGGTATAAAAACAAGAATcaaagacatttatttatttagttagttagttatttttaccagtcctgggccttggactcagggcctgagcactgtccctggcttctttttgctcaaggctagtactctgccacttgagccacagcgccacttctggccattttctatatatgtggcgctggggaatcgaaccctgggcttcatgtatacaaggcaagcactcttgccactaggccgtattcccagccccaagaatcaaAGACATTTTAAGCAATCTGCAGTCATATCATGAAACAATATGTGGTTCAGTTTGGACTTCTTGAAATGTGATGGAAACATCATAATGCCTGTTAATAACTTTCAGTTTATTATTTTGTCCTCTTCCTTGTTTTATGCTTGAGGAGATAGTTGGATTTGTAAATGGTCTTTGATTGTTACAGCCAGgtggtttttttgtgggttgttaTACTTTTgtcctggtttgtttttgtttcagacaaactactcaggatgctccTGAAGAGGTTCGTAACCGTGACTTCAGGAGAGagttggaagagagagagagagcagctgCCAGAGAAAAAAATAGGGATCGTCCAAACAGAGGTACCACAATCGTCCAAAATGTTTGTCTCATTTAATTGTTGTGGATTTTCTTTTATGTAGTAATTGTTCTATTTTTTGatgaattgtacaaaggagtttaatacatataatgtactttgattaaaTTTACCTTGTGTTACTCTTTGTGGCAATTGGAAAAAGTTAACGTTTTTGTGTTGTCataatttttcctcttaaaaaatTGGGGATACTACGATGATTGTTCTCattctatatttttgtttctgtattaGAAAGAATATTCAGCAATCATTTCAGTCAAGTGAAACTGTTTTCTTCTGTCTAGAGAGTTTTTCATTTTTGCAACTGGCTATTGGAGGGCATCTAGAGTATCAGTTGTATTTTTGTTATATGTCCAGCCTATGAAAAATGTTCCCTGAATTTCTAGAGGCAGCAGTTGTATTAATGCTTTTGTAATTTACTATTTAGCAACAAACATTTCCTAGAGGCTTATGTGCCTGTCACTGTGGAAATGACGTATTATCCCTGCTGTCATGATGCTTTTAATATGGACCCTTTGTGACCCTAGCTTCCTGTGCTGTATTTGGACAGGTATGGTGGTATATCTGTcctcctagcactcaggagtttgaggcaggaagattcagTATTTGAGGGGCTGTGTAGCAAGATGTTGTCTCAGTAAaagtggagaaaaaggaaatgcaacactTGTATCACAAAGTTATATGTTTGTTTCTGCCAGAACATACAACTTCAGTGTCCAAGAAGCCTCGGTTAGACCAGATTCCTGCTGCCAACCTTGACGCAGATGATCCTCTAACAGATGTAGGTTCTGTTTTCTGCTTTTATCCCTCTAGAGTAATTTATTCATCATGCTTTTCTGGGGTGCTTTCTTAGGCTGTTAGCATTAAGCAATGACccgcatttttatttatttatttatttacttatttttgccagtcctgtgtaaGCTTGCACAGTAGTCTTTTATCAGATTGGCATATTAATAAGAATTCATAAACTTTTGTGGGATTTTATTTAGATTTTGATTGTTTGGTGATTATAGACATATTCGATTGGGTAAgtacattaatttatttatttagagggAAAATAAGTGTATGTTTTCTCTCCAGTCTCCTGAATTGTTATTACTTTTGCTttaggaggaagatgaagatttTGAAGAGgagagtgatgatgatgatactgcAGCACTTCTAGCTGAActggaaaagattaaaaaagaaagagctgaGGAGCAGGCCAGAAAGGTAAAAATCAAAGTGTCAGGTGTTTATATCTTCTCATCTTACATATCCAATAGTgtcaatattttttaatcttcaaccatagtttataatttattcatttttatttgtcttcCTCCATTAGAATATAAGCTCTGCAGAGACTGTCTGCTTTGTTTATTAATAGGTCCCCAGTGCTTAAAACTAAAAATAGTTCTTTTagtttacattagttatacaggtggggatttctttgttttaaaagtgGAAACATTGTTTAACTCAAGTAAAATAATGTCAGAAATGTCCCTTATTGCACCTATACatacatgatttttttgatgTGTTTGCACACATGTGTTCACCTAttctgggactttaactcaaggcctggccactgtccttgagcattttttgccccagggtagcattctaccacttgagcctacagctccatttctggcttgttttggtgattcattggagataagggcttcagggatttttctgccttggctagctttgaattttgttccttagatcttggcctatagagtagctggggttacaggtgtgagccactgacacccagccttAAATCGGATTATTTTTATATGACATTTTAAGCTTCTTAGTTTTGTTGGAAATTCTTTCTAAGTCAACTTACTCCTATTAAGTATTAGAAGATTTGAAGATAATTAAGATATAGTTATAGTCTAAAAGCTTCTTGCATCTCTTGCCTAAATGAGACATTTTGTCAGTAGATTTGATAACTTCTGAATATTCTTAGACTTTGTAATTACACAGTGGGGACTTGGGGGAGATATCTAACTCAAAATTAAATGTTGCTCATATctacattcctagctactcaggaggccaggaaGTTTGGGCCAGGAagttgagactcctatctttaattaaccaccagaagtcttgaagtggggctgggagtatggcctagtagcaagagtgcttgcctcctacacatgaagctctcagttccccagcactacatatatggaaatcggccagagggggtgctgtggctcaagtggcagagtgctagccttgagcaagaagaggccagggacagtgctcaggccctgagtccaaggcctgggactggccaaaaaaaaaaaaaaaaagtcttgaagtggagctgtggctcaagtgggagctttaaccttcagtgaaaaagttaaaggacagttcccaagccctgagttcaagccccagtactgacacaaggcAAAACCCCCCAGGAGTTGAAAATGGGTTGCAGAACTTGGAGACAGGAAGATTTTGAGTTTGAGTAAGTTCTGAAATAGCTTAGACTATATgatatgagaccctatctcaacaaagagaaagagatgaaatTGGAGTGCCTGCATGCCTCTGAGTACAGGGCAGTAAGCTAGTACTAATGGAGTCTGGATTTTGTTCTGAAGGATATGAGGAACCATTTGATTTCAGGAGATTGATGACTGCTTTTTGCATTTTAGAAACATGACTCACAAAAATGTAGATGACAGATTTTGGGAGGGGGATGGTAAAACTGAGTTAGGCTATTTCAAGAATCCTCACAGGCAACTAAGAGAATTTTTAATTTGCTTGATATGTACTTGGATTTGAAAGTAATAGGTTCTGATAGAGATATAAAGGAAGTAGAATTGGCCAAATAATTGGATTGGCAGTGGCAGCAAAGATGATCTCcagtttcctttatttgttttgttgttgttgttgttgttttttgccagtcctgaggcgtggactcagggcctgagcactctccttggcttctttttgctcaaggctagcactctacctcttgagccacagcaccacttctggcttttttctatgtctgtggtgctgaggaattgaacccagggcttcatgtatacaggcaagtgctttaccactaggccatattcccagccccgatctcCAGTTTCTAGGTAAACATTGCACCCATTTTCAACcagagttgcttttttttttttttttttttggcatggacTTTAGTATGAAATTCTGTTTAATCCAAGAATTGttctctttaaaaaagaaacagaaaacactggAGAGACATATAGGTTAATGCTAAAATGTGAGTCTGCAGGTCAGGGAATAGAATCTAAGAGAGACTGAAAATAGGTCTTAACGATTATGAGATACTTTATCTGATCTCTGAATGAGGAAGAATGAattattggtattgttttttaATGGTGTCCCAAAGGAACATTTTCAAACTGAGTAGCCTGTGTCATAAGTTAATGTGTGAAGAAAGGGCTACATAGTAAATACTTTAAGCTGTTGGAACTACTCAAATActacacaccaccaccacaaaatagCACCATAAATAGTACATAAATGAATATGTGTGGTATTGTTTAGGCAAAATTTTATTCTCAAACTGAGAAAGTGGGATTGTTTGGATTGAACATTTGAATGTGAAAAGAGATGGTTCCTTTTTTATCAGTGCTGTCTGTGATAATCAGGTAACTAAAATAACATTCAAAGGCCAGGACTTTATGTTTCACacattattagtagtagtagtatacaTTgtatccttgagctgcttttctgACAACTTGGAGAGAAATGTCTTATGCTTTTAAGTATCAGCAtaatgtttaagaaaataaatacagtttTTAGAAAGCTGTTAATCGAGCAATGTTGGACTTCCTCACCTCCAGATAAGAATGAAATCAGTTGTTCACGTCTATGCATTAAAGTATAGGAACTAATATGGAAGATTAGGTTCATTACCAAATTATTCCCATGCAACCTCTTTCTCCTTGACCTATTAAGTCAGTAGTTTGTCATCCTTCAAACACAGGAAAGTaggatttatatttattttaagataTTACCAATAGGTctaaaagttaagaaaatagTGCCAAAATAAAAGTGGAATGAGGCCAGGTATGGTgctgcacacctataatcccattaACTTGGAAGGCTGAGCCAGGAGcgtagagtttgaagtcagctcagactCCTTTGAAAgactttgtttcttaaaaaaaaaaaaaaaaggaataatttttacCTAGTGAAGAAGAGGAATGAAAgtaggaagagggctgggaatatgagctagtggtaaagtgctcgccttgtatacatgaagctctggttccATTCTTcaacagcacatatatagaaaaagccagaagaggtgctgtggctcacatggtagagttctagccttgagcaaaaagaagccagggacagtgcttaggccctgagttcaagccccaggactggcaaaaaaaaaaaaaaagagccaggcaccagtggctcacacctgtaatcctagctactcaggaggctgaggtctgaggatcacagttcaaagccagcccaggcaggaaaggccataagactcttctccagttaaccaccagaaaacgaaatggcactgtggctcaaagtagtagagagctagcattgagacaagagctcaaggatattgtccaggtccagagttcaagccccagaaccaacacacacacaaaaaaagtagaaagtaacATCATAATGGAATGGTTGTTGCATGTTAATGGAATATAGCTGTTTACATGGTAGTTTGacttatttataataattttattgatCTGAAGAGATAAAGATTGTTGTTGATAACTCAAAATTAATGTTAACCACATTTGTGCATAGCCATTTAAAAAGTGAGTTAATAGCTTtgctgtctttgatttttttttaatgttcttaaatTGTAAACATAAAGTTTATTACGTATTCTCAAAATTTAAAGTAGTATTGTATGCATTTCAAAAGGAAACAGGTTTAATATGCATCTCATAGCTTTTCAAGAGTTAAGACAGATTCCTGACTGGTGGAAAgcataatttataataaaaaacatCAAATTATTTTGGTGAGACTTTTGTGGTATAAAAAATcagggaggaaaggaaatcaagaaaggaaaaaggaaaggggagagagaaaccTATCTTGATACTTATTTTTCTCATACAACCCTGACCTTTTTTTGTTATGAGCTAATGTAAGAAAATTGACATGTAGTTAACATAGCAAGTTTGAGGTTTCCTCTGTCATTGACAGGAACAAGAGCAAAAAGCCGAAGAAGAGAGGATTCGTATGGAAAACATTCTGAGTGGAAACcctcttcttaatctcactggcCCATCTCAGCCTCAGGCCAATTTCAAAGTTAAAAGAAGgtactagaggggctgggaatgtggcttagtgtggtaaagtgcttgcctagcatgcatgaagtcctaggttcgattcctcagcaccacataaacagaaaaggccggaattGTGCTGTgaccaagtgctagccttgagcaaacggaagccagggacagcgctcaggtcctgacaggactggaaaaaaataaaaattaaaaaaaaagaaggtactaGAAGTAATATGGTAATATAGGAGTATAATGGTTGTGAGTTGTACAGCAGGGTGCATTATGTAAAGCTTCTAAAACCTCACCATCCACTGATACCTTTCTTTGtcagaaggaaaatgaattcattttcaGTAGGTACCTGTAATAACCAGCTGTGTACTTCATAATGATCTAAGACAGTAGTGAACTGAGCCCATGACACTATAAAGCTTGTATGTTAGTCCAAATATGGAGGGTCCTCAAGACCACCGTTCACATTCAGACATCCAGCAGAAGGGTTGATTCAGGAGACTTGCTATAGGGCTGTCTTCATGACTAGCATAGTCAAGACACACAGCCtgcttacaaagagaaaagatagaaGCGGAGGCTGGAGGCACCTGTGTACAGGCTTTTTTATGCTGTCTCTTTCCAAAAGAGGTcacacagagcaaagaaaatGTATCAGAATGTGTGTATGGTGCCCAGGGTAGTCACTAGCGACCCAGTGTCAAGGTTTCTATTGAGACTCGTCTTTTAGGCAACTTCTGCCAAGTACATACCAAAATCCAAACTCCAGAAAGGGGAGTAAACTGACAGGATGCCTGAACACAGGTTTCTAAATGCCAGTGGAAGCCAACTTTGCAAGCTGACATAAAAATGGTTTGCATGTTAAGACTTCTGTACTTGGTCTGTGGAGGGCTGAGGGCTAAGGAGCAGAGAATATAAACAGTAAATACTGTATAGTACTTCAGATGGTGGTAAAGTGTAGAAAAGTAAAATGCTTACAGAAAGCAAATAGCTTATAAAAGATGCTGAACAAGAGGAAGTTCATTATTTGTATAAGGTAACTGGAGAATCTTGCCGACTTCCCTGTGTTCATTATTCCTCATCACCACTACATTGCTGTCTTCTAGCAGGAGTGGCACATGctcctgcatgcacacacaccctctTCATCCTCATTCCaggctttggcttttttttcctcgaACCTAATTCTATCAAAACTATCAACTCACCAATTTTTGGAGTAAACCTTCAGTGGCTACTTAACTCACTCATAGTAAAAAGTGTTCCCTTGCGATGCAGAGGCCAGGGTTTGCTAACAAAGTGACAAGTTATTAAAGACCAAACTCCAAGGCATTCCTACCTGAGCAGTTGGGAGACTAAGGTGGGAAAGAATGCAGACTAACTGGGgcgaagggcagggcaggcaaaTTGAAGCTACCATAGCCTTGGGATGTTTATATACATTTACACACAGGTAAGACATAGCTTTGAggcaacatatatatgtgtacatatatatatatatatatatatatatttgaaagggTAACTTGAGATGTTTCTGCAGTTAGTCTATACTGCAGATGATGTACTTGGGACTTGTCATTTTATTGGTTTTTTAAAGCCTGGGATATTGGGTAATACCAGAAACCAAACAGTTGGCATCTGGCAAGCCAGGCAAGCTAGGTAAACAGTGTTTCAAGAGGAGGAAAGGTCCTCTGGTCCAGACACTGCTATCAGGGTGAGTAAAATGAGTACTGTAACTTAGCAACGTGGAAGAGTCTGGTGTTGGAGAGGAGGGGCCAAAGCCTGTTGGCTACAGAGaatagatacaaaaaaaaagcctatcaATGACATGTTTATTAATGCCACACAGCATATTCTTCCCTTTTTGGATGAAAATGAGAGAACCCGGGTCATATTGCTGTGCTGAGCTTTTCCCATTTTGTGCACTGCAGCTGTGATCTTTACTAACAATTTCCAAAGATGCTAGGTTCTTTCCCTGTTTTCCATGTGCAATTTCTCCTGGCAAATGTATAGTAACATACATATATGGGCTTACATTTCATGTGTGTGGGTTTATATTTTGTATTCTAGATAATATTCTGAAGTTATATGTTTTGTAGCCCATGCATGTGTGGCTTTTAAGACTACTCAATGTTGACAAGTCTACAAAATCTTCAAAAATCACCTGACCTAAACCCCTTAATAAGTCAGGTTATGTCCACTATACATGGCACTAATGCTGCCTTTTAGACCTGAAAACAGTAAACATGCATATTAAAGTCTATGTACTTTCACTTTATAATTCAaaatttctttcaaagaaaaaaattttaaagaaattcaaaatttctttcaaagaaaattttctttgaaagatTTACTGGAGTAAAAAACAAAACGAGCTTGTATGGTTCAAATAGGAATTGTCCTCATTATAATAAAGCAACATTATGTATTCTAGATTACTTTGTGTTTTTATTGGGTCAAGCAATGTGCATGTTAGCATATTTTTGTTTGATAAGTAAGTTTTGCAGTGCACATGGTATCTTGTctcctgacattttctttttcccctttaggTGGGATGATGATGTTGTCTTCAAGAATTGTGCGAAAGGTGTAGATGATCAAAAGAAAGACAAACGATTTGTAAATGATACTCTACGATCTGAATTTCATAAAAAGTTCATGGAGAAATACATTAAATAGTACAGTTTTATGTGCTTAAACACTAGAATGTTGAAgatcagtttgtttgtttttgtagttttttttctcctttctccctgtgtAAGTGGTATATAAGCTCCCTAATTATAATTTCCAAATATCTCTTCCTTTAGTGATACTGAATTTGATGATGGACTTGAGAATTGTTTTAGCAGTTCCCATTCTCTGAATGTTTcgtcatgttttctttttaatgtagggAAAACAAATCTGcttgtaataaatattttaatcttaattTGTATCCTTTTTGTTGTGACTTAGGCTATAAAATGTTGTATAAttacatttcaaaggaaaaaatgcCTTTATGTGTTACTTTCCTCTCTTCACTTCCCGTGCAGGCAAATGTGTTAAATGCTTGGTCCCCATCTAGTAGTACTGGAAATTTTAGGAGATGGGGCCTAGCTGGAATAATAGATGAGTGGGGAGCATGTCACTGGGGGCTATTTCTTGCCCTGGCCCCCTTCCCATCAGGTACTAGCAGTGAGAAGCCAAGCTGGAGAGAGGCATGACACAGCTTTCTACTCATGGTGTGCTGTCTCCCAGAAGTATCCTGTTTGGTCCTCCAGCAGTTTCCTTAGAGGACTCTTgaggtgcaggggctgggaaccCATAAATACTGGCCCTTTATGCTGAGGgcatgaagattttttttgggTAGGAAGCAATACAGACAAGAAACCAAACAGGAGCCTGAGCTCACCTGCCTTCCCTGTACCCACTCACCTTTCACATGGAAGTTCATAGTATCTAGGTTCTGATGCCCATCCTACCATCTTTCACACTAGTTTGAAGCTATAGTTTCTCAGTTTTAAAGTGAGATACAGTCTGTTAAGGTCAAAGGAGACCATTTCATGCAAATCACACCCAAGGTTTTTGGAAGTCTAGGGATGCCTAGTTCATAGTCTCGGTGAGCTCTTCTACACTAGGGCCAGGAAAAACGAGAAAAGTGGGCACAAGAGAAAAAAGGCACAGCTAGGAAACAAGGCACTGCGCCTCTCCTATGCTAGGGATCCTAGGGTCACAGTCTCCCCGTGGGCCTTTACTGCTTAGCCCTAGCCTGAATCTCACTAATTTAGAGCCCTCTTATTTTCTAGGCTGACTGGCCAAAAATCCCTGCAGCAGAGCCATTCTAGCATTCCCCAACAGGCTCTGAATCCAGAAACTCCCTTCAAGAACATACACACATCTCTGGAGGCCCAGAGAGTTTGGGCTGCCAAATGCAGCAGCAGCACAActcacttcctcagcaccagagTTGCCTGGCAGCCTGCACCAGGGCTCACACAGGAGTGGAAAAACAACCCGAGTGGAGCTGCTTCTGTGCTGCACAGTGAAACATTCAGGAAGCACCCAGTGTTGGATCTTCAAAAGAGAAAAGCAGCGAGCGAAGAGGAACCACTCTGCTATTTTATCCATTTATTATATTACAAGATTAAGGCACAGGTTTAAGCAGCACAGAATAGGAAAATCTTTGGCTGACAACTGTATCCATATTTGCTATGTGGGACATCTGGTGTTCTTGCACTCCCCAGCTCTGTACAGACCCATCTGGCCATACAGACCCAT carries:
- the Cwc15 gene encoding spliceosome-associated protein CWC15 homolog is translated as MTTAARPTFEPARGGRGKGEGDLSQLSKQYSSRDLPSHTKIKYRQTTQDAPEEVRNRDFRRELEERERAAAREKNRDRPNREHTTSVSKKPRLDQIPAANLDADDPLTDEEDEDFEEESDDDDTAALLAELEKIKKERAEEQARKEQEQKAEEERIRMENILSGNPLLNLTGPSQPQANFKVKRRWDDDVVFKNCAKGVDDQKKDKRFVNDTLRSEFHKKFMEKYIK